The segment ctctgtcaggaggaatgggccaaaattcacccaacttattatgggaagcttgtggaaggctacccaaaacatttaacccaagttaaacaatttacaagcaatgctaccaaatactaattgagtgtatgtaaccttctgacccactgggaatgtatgtaaccttctgacccactgggaatgtatgtaaacttctgacccactgggaatgtatgtaaacttctgacccactgggaatgtatgtaaccttctgacccactgggaatgtatgtaaccttctgacccactgggaatgtatgtaaccttctgacccactgggaatgtatgtaaccttctgacccactgggaatgtatgtaaacttctgacccactgggaatgtatgtaaccttctgacccactgggaatgtatgtaaacttctgacccactgggaatgtatgtaaccttctgacccactgggaatgtatgtaaccttctgacccactgggaatgtatgtaaccttctgacccactgggaatgtatgtaaccttctgacccactgggaaatgtaaccttctgacccactaaccttctgacccactgggaatgtatgtaaccttctgacccactgggaatgtatgtaaccttctgacccactgggaatgtatgtaaccttctgacccactgggaatgtatgtaaccttctgacccactgggaatgtatgtaaccttctgacccactgggaatgtatgtaaccttctgacccactgggaatgtatgtaaccttctgacccactgggaatgtatgtaaacttctgacccactgggaatgtatgtaaccttctgacccactgggaatgtatgtaaccttctgacccactgggaatgtatgtaaccttctgacccactgggaatgtatgtaaccttctgacccactgggaatgtatgtaaccttctgacccactgggaatgtatgtaaccttctgacccactgggaatgtatgtaaacttctgtgatgaatgtgatgaaagaaacaaaagctgaaataaatcattctctctactattattctgacatttcatattcttaaaataaagtggtgatcctaactaacctaagacagggaatttttcctctgataaaatgtcaggaattgtgaaaaactgagtttaaatgtatttgtctaaggtgtatgtaaacgttcgACTTCAAATGTATGTCATATGTTTTGTCTGGGGATATGTTTATTGTGAGTGTTGCCTATATCATGTGTTGTGCTGGGGGGtacacactgagtatacaaaacattatgaacacctgctccttccatgacagactgaccaggcgaatccagctgaaagctatgatcccttattgatgtcacttgttaaatccacttagatctgtgtagatgaaggggaggggaaaggttaaagaaggatgcttaagccttgagacaattgaggcatggattgtgtatgtgagccattcagagggtgaatggacaatatgaaatatttaagtgcctttgaacggggtatgttagtaggtgccaggctcactggtttgtgtcaacaaCTGCAACGGTGCTGGGTTTTACACCCTCAACTATTTCCCCTTTGTGTCAaggatggtccaccacccaaaggacaaccaaccaacttgacacaactgtgggaagcattggagtcaacgtgggccagcatccctgtggaacgctttcgacaccttgtcgagtccatgccacaatgaattgaggctgttctgatggcaaaagCGGAGTGAAACTCATTATTagggaggtgttcctaatgtttgttatGCTCACTGTATTTCTCACTGTGTTGTGCAGTagtggaaaaagtatccaattgtcatacttgagtaaatgtaaagataccttaatagaaaatgactccagtaaaagtgaaagtcacccagtaaaatactacttgaggaaAAGTTTAAAAGATACTTTAAATAtagttaagtatcaaaagtaaatgtaattgctcaaatgtaTCATAAGTTAAAGTGTAAATAATTAAAAATTCCTTGTATTAAGCAAGCCAGATGGCACCATCTTGTTGTTTTAATTTACTGAGATCTGGGACATGCTCCAACACtaaaacataatttacaaacaaagcatttgtgtttagtgaatcctccagatcaggtagtatggatgaccagggattttctctAGATAAGTGTGTGAacttgaccattttcctgtcctgctaagcatttgaaatgtaacgagtacttttgggtgtcaggaaaactGTATGGAGCAAAAGGTTTCTTTTGGAatgcagtgaagtaaaagttgtcaaaaatataaatggtaaagtaaagtacagatacccaaaaaaatacttaagtacttgaaagtatttttactcaagtattttacaccactggtgTTGTGTAAGGTTAGATATCAGACTGGGGCACACAGGCTCCAGGGGTTTATAACTGCACGAAGGAAACATCTGCGGCCCACCTTTAAAAGGTCCCCTAGTATATCACAGACCATGCAGTTTACAGAGTGAACAGATGTCGCAAACACtttcatgtacacacacattttGATTCCAGAAGCGCCAATGATGCTCAGGGTTGGGAAATGGGAGGTATTACTGCCATCATGTGGTAATTGTACAGTGTTCCAGTGCATTTTATGAAAACGAACAATGGGTTCAACCTTGGTGTAAATACTGAATGGAACAATTTACTATAGGAacattgatacatttttcatgttTTACTTGTTACATTTGAAATCCATTTACAAAGACAAAGATGCTGATATTATCTGCGCTGAAAGTGTGAGTAATGACTGATCTCCCATGACGGGATTGGTAAAAGCTATGTGATGGACCCCTTGTTTTCAACCATCTTAGATTGTGCTAAATCAGTGAGAACTTCAAGGAAGGGAAAAAATACTAAGGCTTTTTCAAAGTGTAAGAACAGAGCCAATCAGTGTGTTTAAACAAtgctgacaggtgtgtgtaataatcTTAGCTGGTAGGCAATTCACTAAACGAGAAACAGGGAGGAGCCATGTAACTATAAAAGATGTTCTTAGTACAGAGAGGTCTTTATTGTGGTTGCTGTAAAGCAGACcatagtcatcatcatcatcatcatcatcatcatcatcatcaacatcatcatcatcaacatcatggGGCAACTGGAGCGAGGATCTCTATATTTATTTGTGCTTCTCTGTTTGGGTTTGGTTTGTGAAGCACATTGGAACTCACAGAGAGGGCCTGCTAGACAACTGGTCTCATTGAACTACGATGATGTGTCACCAACTAAACCTGAGCTTAGGGAGCAGGACCAAACCAGGCCCCAGGTCACAGCCCGGCCTTCTGATCCCCATTCTGTTGTGAAGGTGGTGTTGACCCCTCCAGAGCTTGTCAGGAGTGTGGGGGCCCGCTGTGGGGAGAGCAGGGTGCGGGTGGAGGCCAAACTGGACCTGTTTGGGACGGGCCAGCTAGTGAAGGCGGCGGATGTCTCCCTGGGAGGTTGCGTCTCCACGGAGTTGGACCTCTCAGCCCAGGTCCTGCTGTTTGAGTCGGAACTGCACACCTGTGGAAGTGTGCTGAAGGTAAGGGCTTCAGTGTTTGGAATACCTAGCTAGTAATTTCATATGGTTCTACATGTACTGTGATTTCTTCCACTGCAGAAAGGTTACTTAAATATGGTGTAATGTCTGACTTTTTTGGGGGGTTTAAGATGACAGAGGACTACCTTGTCTATGCCTTCACCCTGATCTACACCCCAACACCAGAAGGTGTCAATTCCATTGTCAGAACCAATGATGCCACAGTCTGCATTGAGTGCCACTATCTGAGGTGTGTGGCGTACTATAGTTCCAGACTTAATGTACCATTATACTATGATCTCAATGGAAACATTATCCCTTACCCTCTGCCTACCCCAGGAGACTCAATGTGAGCAGCAATGCCCTGAGGCCCACCTGGCTTCCCTATAGTGCTACCAAAGTAGCTGAGGACTCCCTGACCTTTACCCTCGCACTCATGAATGGTGGGTAATCATCTGGGCTCAATAGAGCACGCCTACTGTTAATCCATCTATGCACATCTGCTCTGTTTACTGTACAGTGAGTGCATCTGTTTAAAATGTTTCATAGACGACTGGAAGTATGAGCGGTCATCTAATGTCTACTTCCTGGGAGACATTATTCATCTGGCCGTGTCTGTGCAGCAGTATCACCATGTGCCCATGCGTGTATTTGTGGACAGCTGTGTGGCCACCCTGGTCCCTGACACAAACTCTGCTCCCAAATATGACTTCATACAGAACCACGGGTAAGGGCCAATATGGAaggttattttattgtatttaaaTTTGCATTAACCCCCCTCCTGCAACAGTCTTGAATTTAGACTTCCCTAATGAGTGCTTTCCACACCTCACTCTTGTACTAAGTGAATCTTTCCCCTTATCCCTATATAGCTATTGTAGCACGCAAGTAGCTACCAACAGGGACCAGGATGTCCCACTACCCTCCTAACCTACCTTTGTCCCTCCAGGTGTGTAACTGATGCCCTGCAGACAGGCTCTGTCTCCCAGTTCCTGGTCCGCTCTCAGCTGGACAGACTCCACCTCCAGCTAGAGGCCTTCCGCTTCCAGCAGCAGACCAGCCCCAATGTGAGTTACTTTGTCTGGGCTGCGGACAGGCCTTTCATGGGGTTATACCATTATGGTGTTTACTTAAAACATGCCAAATCTGGAcctgtattcagtgtgtttttaAGTAATTCTAATCTAGAATGAAGTCTTCTCTCAAATTCGTTGTTTCAAAGGTCAAACTGATCCTAGTTCAGCACTTCTGAGACTCATTGAATGTGGGCCCATATGTATGCATGGCTTAGGACTGTTAATGTAAATATTAGAAACAAAGGTGACTTATCTGACTTGGGATGTATGCACTGCATATGGTATGTGGAGTCCACATTAAATTTCCACTAGTTAATAGCAATCTCTCATAGATCTACATCACCTGTAGCCTGAAGGCCACTGTAGCAACTGCTCCCCTAGACATGGAGCACAAGGCCTGCTCCTTCTCTTCTGGATCCAACCGGTATGCATGGGCTTCTCTTTGGCATTGGTATTGTTAGAGGCCTATCAATGGTATAGCGTCATAATCCCTTCCACTCTTCAGTTGGGTAGGAGCTGACGGGGATGATGCGGTGTGTGGCTGCTGTCAGACTTCCTGTGgtaagaggaaggggaggagtctGCCCTCTGATACAGGTATGGTTGTGTTCCCCCTCAGATTCTGTTGATGCATGTCAGATCTTACAATGCCTTGGTAGGTATTTTGCATGTCAAATAACatgttatagcaatctggtgACCAACGACATGGTATGCATGCAACATCGGAGCAGGGGAATGCTTGAAGATGTAGAAAAGCATAATTGTGCTAGAATGAATCTGACCTATATGGTGAAGTTGGTTAAGTGATTTCAATGGCTAAATTAGCCTTATACAAGAGCTGTGTGACTGTTCTTCTCTCTCCAGATGTAGTGTGGGAAGAGGATGCTATGCTGGGGCCAATCCTTATCCAAGACACCTACCTGAAATGGGACCAggaagtacatgctggagagcaGCAAGTGCAGGCTGAAGCACAGCACTCTCATATGTTGGCTGAGGATCCATCTGAAGCAGGTAACTATGCTGCAACACAAACTTTACCTTAATTGAGTTGTGTTAATCTGAACATGAACTGTTCCATGTAGCCTGAGCATTGTTTGATCATGTTAAATCCCAGTCCTTTTGTATCCTAGGTGTCTCTGCAGAGGCAGTTGTGGTGGGATTGGTAATGGTGTTGGGCCTTCTCTGTGTGGGCATTCTGGTAACCGTCCTGTACATGAGGAACAAGCCCAATACCTACTCCAGTGATTTTACCCTCAACCTTTAACTGAAATTCATATAAACCTGGCAGCAATGCATTTTATCTACCTACCTGGGTGCTGTGTTTTTATTTTGTCTTTGCTTGGAGGTGGTTCACTGGCTTGATGTTGATGGCCAGCAGAATGCATGATGGGCTTCTTGCTGCCACTCCTCCACTAGATGGAGGCAGATGTCAGCCTGCTGTGCCAGTTGATTTGTTTGTAATAATCTTAGACTTCATGGTTGACTCATTTGGTTTCCCATTGTCTGACATGTTTCATTGAATGTGAATGATGAGCATCCCAGATGGCGGTCCATGAGTTGTGGCTGTATTTTGGGAGGACACGGTGCCTCaaaggcacacaaacacaaaacgTAAACCAAATTAATGTCACTGATCTAATCACAGTAACGAACACGATTTACTGTTACTCCTTTAGCACTGGCACCACATTGCTCATTTGGGTAGCAAACCAATTAAAATGACCAGCCAATGCTGACTGGTTAAGGTGTGGTGATGGTGCATTCACTTTATTGATTCATAAGTGACCAAAGATTGTACCTTCAATGTACATTACTTAAGAGTCCACAATCTTGTCATTTCAGTTATTATGGTCAACCAGGTCAGTCTTACACCTGTTGGACTGACTACTGTGCTGCAAGTATCAGTCATGCTGACATCATGGTGTCATAACACACTTTATCCACCAAGGAGCAGAATTCTGTTCTCGGGTCCCATGTGTGGTTCATAAGAGGAGCATCTGGGAACCCGCATACACCATCTAAGGTTCAATGCAGCTAATTTAATTTCTGGGTGACAATTGAGTACGTTACTGTGGTTTGAGTTCCATTTAAATTTGCCAGAAATGGCTTTTCAGCATAACTACATGTCCAAAAGTTGCTCATCAAACACAATTGCAAAATCATGATTTTAATATGGTtgagcaattaggcctggcttgaaTTCCatattcatcccaaaggtgttcgatggggttgaggtcaggtctctgtgcaggccagttttTCCGCACCCATcaagccatttctgtatggacctcgcgttgtgcacgggggcattgtgaTGCTGTAatgggaaagggccttcccaactGTTGtgacaaagttggaagcacaaaatcgtctagaatgtcatatgctgtagcgttaacatttcccttcactgaaactaaggtGCCTAGTCTGACCCATTATTCCTCCAGTTGGAACTATTCCGTGGGGCAGGTAGAGTTGTCTTGGCAGCCGCCAAACCtagatttgtccatcggactgccagatggtgtgGACTTCAGgactcggcggtcctgttctgtgagcttgtgtggccaatCCACTTTGCTGCCGAGCCGTTGCTGCTTgcgtttccatttcacaataacactACTTACAGACTGGCGCaggtctagcagggcagaaatttgactgcAAAGGTCAAAGGAatatgttggaaaggtggcatcctgtgacTGTCACTTTGAAAGTTACTGGGCTCTTCAGTTCGGTTTATTCTTCTGCTAATGTTAGTCTATAAAGATTGTGTGGCGGTGTGCTTGCTTTtattcacctgtcagcaacgggggTGGCTGAAATAACCGCATCCACtcgaaggggtgtccacatactagtgtattctcaagcaagaattttgctggGGCTATTTGGGGTGTAGATTGAGTGGCGAGGAGAACTAGCCCTCAgtggcagaggtttggaactatTAACCAATTTACCACATTgggatgtcaccatggaaagctGAAATTCCTgcccatgcaaacctgctgattagaagatGCTGTGTATAATGTATTTTCAATCAGGAAATGACACTAGTTTCAAAAGCTGTTGTACAATATGTAAACTGAAGTTCGACTGCCTGGTACCAGGTGCAGCATCCATTAATGGTGGTTCACTTATTTTATTAGCATTTCTACTGTTTTGAGCCatccattgatcatttgtgtatATTCTGATGGTGGCAATATCGCAGTTATAATACTGTAGGCTCGACCTGGGtggggtaggttactttctaaatgcaaTCTGTTACtttcaaaaagaaaggaggaccaagggaCTCTTCATTTAATTAAAATGCCTTTTTATTTTGTGCTAGTTACCTTTCCAAAACTGTAATCAGTAATGTACCTTTTTGAGTTTCTAAATGTAAAACTAATCCAATATCAATAATCAGCTACTCCCCAACCTTAGGCCTATGTATTGGGAACACACAGGCTACATTATAAGGAAATTCCGATTAAATGCTCGGGCTACATGGAACAACTTCCAATAGAGGCGTTAGATGTGGTCTCGTTGTCTATCGTTTCCTTGCAATGCTGTCAAACAGTGTTAAATTATCGGTTTTATTTGAGATGGATTCCAACGTTATTGGTGTggcttgtgtgtgtatatatatatatactgaacaaaaatataaatgcaacaatttcaacgattttacagagttacagttcatataaggaaatcagtcaatttaaataaagtcattaggccctaatcttttaatttcacatgactgggcaggggtgcagccatgggtgagcctgggagggcatacgcccacccactggggagccaggcccagtcaatcagaatttgtttttccccacaagggctttattacagacagaactaCTCCTCGGTTTCAttagctgtccaggtggctggtctcaggtgATCCCGCAGGAAAAGAAGCTGgacgtggaggtcctgggctggcgtggttgtacgtggtctgtggttgtgaggccggttggatgtcttgccaaattctctaaaacgatgttagCAACAGTGctcgtggacattcctgcagtcagcatgctaattgcacgctccctcaacttgagacatctgtggcattgtgttgtgtgacaaaactgcacatttttgagtggccttttattgtccccagcacaagctgcacctgtgtaatggtcatgctgtttagtcagtttcttgatatgccacacctgtcaggtggatggattatcttggcaaaggagaaacgctcactaacagggatgtgaacaAATTTGGAGACAAATatgctttttgtgagtatggacaatttctgggatctcttattcagctcatgaaacatgggaccaacactttacatgttacgtttttatttttgttcagtataaatccTTCTGTTCTCGTGACACCATCCAATAATGTAGGCTTACGAGCAGACAAAAAAAGCTGCCTATGAGGTCTGTATGTAGGCCTATATCTTGGCTAGGCATGGTAGGGAACCATGAGATTTTCTTGTCCTATAGTTAACTTCAACACATTTTTTTGTCACTAGACCTGGTAAATCACATTCAACgcacaaactgagcaatcgattTGCATGTGTTATTCCACAGTGTGTGGACTTCCCAAGAAAAAAGAACAGTTAAAATGTCCAAACAAACCCTAATTTTCCATCCTTCGGTCAACAGCTGTGGGTTTATAAATAATGGGATTGGTTTTTGGGCAGGTTCGGGTCCGTCCATCCATCCTTGAAGGGAATGGCTCGGGTTCTGCTGCTAGATTCGATTAATTCCCGTTCCGTCACTCTTCATTCCCTGTCCCCCAGTTGCATCCCTTTGCTCCGTATAATATTATAACAATCAGCCACGGCTTTGGTGGAGGCGCGAGGAGATGGGCAGATGGCGCGTAATTAGGTTGAGGCGCAAGCCAGGGGAGACTACGCCCCCGGGTCTCGAGGGAGAGACTGTTTCTAGAAGTGCAGGTGCGTTGGGTTTTGATCAAAAACGGCCTAGCAGAACTGTCCGAGATTTAAAGCATCAAAAAAACGATCCTCTCACCAGAAGAGCAACTTCTCAAAAGCGTGTTTACTTAATTGGAGCATCCACGCTCTCTAATTAAATCATGGAGTTAAAACGGGAGGATTGATTGGTTCCACCACTTAATAGTGTTCATGACATTTTGTCCTACCAAATATGTCCAAACCTCAAATTGATGGATGTCACAGCAGGACACTTTTAAGAGCTGTCAATTTAAACTACAATTCAAGACCATGGACAGCTTCGTGGAGCCACACCAATGCTCGTCCATGGTGCTGATTTTGAGCTCAATTTTCGTCAATCTTTCAGTAGAGCCAATAACTGCGTGCTGTCCATGGGGATGAATTATTTGGCGCTCCCTCGGGTTAGTGTGACCTCATCATCCCATAATCAATCGTCCTGTGGTAGGCCTATGTGTGTAAATTATACACAGACAATCGAGATAGAAGAGGGCACGAAGCCCTGTTTCCCCATGTCACAAACATCGAATCTTGCTAACAACATCACCATGGGAGTCGGTCTAAAGCAGACTGCTGGGTGAGACAGATATGCAGATATACTTTAGGTCCTCGTCAGACAGGTAGAAGGTCCAATTTATCTCCATAAATAGTCCATATTAAATAGAATGTCTTTACAGTTTCATAAGAAATGCAGCAGAAATTGGGTATAGCATTGAGTTGTGCAGTAGCTTTTTGCAAGGCCCTACTCCTGTACAAGCTCATCCTGGCTCATCCTGCCTGTATCAGACTAATACATTAGGCCCAGATTTACCATAATGGAAGAATAAGGGTCTGACTTAGCCAACAGCTGTGACCCAGGGTTACCTAGCAACAGGTTAAGCCCAGAAAATAGTGTATTCACTCTTAGAAAACCGTTTTTGTGGGATTCTAACCTTTTGGTTCTTTGGATGGGATTAAAGAACACTACTAAAAAAGGTTCATATATagacactcagtggccagtttattaggtatacCACCCGTTCACAAAATGGTTTGCTCCTACAAACAGTGTCACATGgccatggcttgctatataaagcaggcagacaggcattgaagcattcagttactgtttgattgaatgttagaatgggcaaaactagTGGCCTAAGTGACTTTGAGCGTGATTTGTTCATCAGTGCCTAATGagccggttccagtatctcagaagcGGCCGGCCTCCTGACAGTGTCTAGGATTTACTGAGACTgccacaaacaaaaaacatccagtcagcagaAGACCTATGGgcaaaaacagcttgttgatgagtgGTCGatggagaatggcaagaatcgtgcaagctaacaggtgggtcacaaacaggcaaataatggcgcagtacaacagtgtTGTGCAGAACAGCATCTCGGAATGCACAACCCGTTGGTCCTTGTCACacatgggctattgcagcagacgaccacaccgtgttccactcctatcagctaaaaacaagaagaacaaCACTGGACAgttgagtggaaaaacattgcctggccTGACAAATCCCTGTTACAGAATTTTGCGTAAGCAGCATGAGCCATGGCCCCATCCCTcctggtgtcaacagtacaggctggtggtggtggtgtaatggtgtggggaagtTTTCCTGGCACAGGAAAGGTCTCTTAATACCTATTCAGCAATGTTTCCATTCCCCCCAAAAATTCAAGCTGTTCTGCAGGCAAAGGGGGTTTGACCCAGTACTAGATTGGGGCAACTAATGAGCAGAAGATACATTTCTGTTCACTGTAACTAATGACCAACATGTATTGACGAGGGCCATTATTCAAACAAAGAGATTCCCCCCGAGCCACCAACGCAAGTAATGACAATAACTTCTGAAAACTATGCTGGTGTACATTTGTCCATTATTTGTTTATTAGAATACATTCTTAGCTCAAAATATGACTATTTTATAGTAGTAGCCATAATTCATAAATTGCACCATGTAGTGTTCTATATGGAACCATTTAGGTTCAGTGAAGTTCTGGACTAAAAAGCTCTTTCAATGCTTTAGTCCTAAACTAGGCTTAATCAGTGTCTGGAAAATTGGATAGATccctagagggagagatgagcatctatggagacagagacacaacagacTCACTCAGAGACTCACTCAGAGCTTACAGGCAAACACACATCTGTGGAAGTGAGCAAACAGACAAGAGTGGTCCTGttgcacagtcacacacacacacacgcatatatatataaacacacacacacatatatatagacacattCACGCACACACATTCTGCATGTCCCAGTGCAGCACACATACGGTAAGTGATGTCAGCCTGTATAGATTATACTGAGCTGCGTGACGACCTTCAGAGCACAGTGTGTCACAGTCAGGACTGAATAAATGCATTAGACCCTGAGTTTACTGCATAGTCGTATAGTGGAAAGGTCACTCACATCCTCCAAGGGAGTGTGTTACTCTCCTTATCTCCTGTCCTCTgctttactcctctcctctcctattcacTCCTTTCCTGCCTCCTCCCTACATCTCCTTTCACTCCTCTCTGCCTTTTTCTTCTCCTCTCAAGGATGATTGGGCACCCATCTTTGGATGTTTTCTGTTTTCTTTACCCATAATCCCACAGGGCCAAGGGGCTGAAGTGATGTTCACTCATCCATAACAGAGAGAGCTCCAACACAGAGGGTGTTTATAATAGACATTCTGGTGAAAGTATCTTGTGTGGGTCTGTACATTACAGTAGCATGTTACAGATCTACCATATACTAGTTCATTGATCCTGACATATGTTGTTCAGAGTCACTCCTTGTGACACTATGGGTCATTATGGTTGGATAGAGGCAAGTGGTAATCTCTctttctaacctctctctctctctctcctcactctctctttctccatttctgTGTATTACAGGTCTCACTTTGATTACAGGTCTCAGTTCAGAGGAACCCCTGTGACATTGACATACCCATCCAGTTCTCTCCTGTTGATTACAGGTCTCAGTTCAGAGGAACCCCTGTGACATTGACATACCCATCCAGTTCTCTCCTGTTGATTACAGGTCTCAGTTCAGAGGAACCCCTGTGACATTGACATACCCATCCAGTTCTCTCCTGTTGATTACAGGTCTCAGTTCAGAGGAACCCCTGTGACATTGACATACCCATCCAGTTCCCTCCTGAACACCCTGTAAACCAGAAACAGGTGTCCTGTCTGATGCCTATTTCAATACATCACTGAGATTTGCGTAGCATTTAGCAGCTTAGCGTGCGTCGCTAATTGAAGTGGATGGATTTTTTAATGGGGAAGCTAACATTAGCATTTCACCAACAGTCATGCATACATGGGGATGCCCAGCAGTGATGCTCTCAGTCTCAGGTGTGGTTCTGCCCACAGCGAAtacatctcctctccttttccattCACCCTTCTCCGAACCAATTACACATTTGTTAAGCGTTTGTTTTTCTGctgatttgttgttgttttttcttgCTTGTCTTTTAATCACTGTTCAGTGTGGGAATTAAGTGGAAGGAAGCTTGGGTGAAAAACTGGAGTGGATTTCAAAGCTAACATGGAATGGATGGACTACTgtacagtattgtattgtactattttctatattctattgtattcctGTCATTCTTAGTCAGAGGGGTGGGGAATGTTGCTTCAGGTGAGAGGAGATGACTAAAGGGAAGTTTGTggggacacgcacacacacacacacacacaatgtgtgtatgtctgtgacaTCTAGCAGCCATACAGGTGGGCTAGTATTAGTCCATAAATAAAATACCTCTGCCTGTAAAACTACAATCCGAATCGGATCAATATAACATGGAAAGCCTTGGAATAATTTGTATTGATTTCTGCAGGCATCTTTCCTGAGCTCAGTCTGTCTCAGCATGAACCAAAAAGCAGGGGATGAATTATTACCCAAATTAT is part of the Oncorhynchus gorbuscha isolate QuinsamMale2020 ecotype Even-year linkage group LG09, OgorEven_v1.0, whole genome shotgun sequence genome and harbors:
- the LOC124042978 gene encoding zona pellucida sperm-binding protein 3-like, whose amino-acid sequence is MGQLERGSLYLFVLLCLGLVCEAHWNSQRGPARQLVSLNYDDVSPTKPELREQDQTRPQVTARPSDPHSVVKVVLTPPELVRSVGARCGESRVRVEAKLDLFGTGQLVKAADVSLGGCVSTELDLSAQVLLFESELHTCGSVLKMTEDYLVYAFTLIYTPTPEGVNSIVRTNDATVCIECHYLRRLNVSSNALRPTWLPYSATKVAEDSLTFTLALMNDDWKYERSSNVYFLGDIIHLAVSVQQYHHVPMRVFVDSCVATLVPDTNSAPKYDFIQNHGCVTDALQTGSVSQFLVRSQLDRLHLQLEAFRFQQQTSPNIYITCSLKATVATAPLDMEHKACSFSSGSNRWVGADGDDAVCGCCQTSCGKRKGRSLPSDTDVVWEEDAMLGPILIQDTYLKWDQEVHAGEQQVQAEAQHSHMLAEDPSEAGVSAEAVVVGLVMVLGLLCVGILVTVLYMRNKPNTYSSDFTLNL